The Oncorhynchus kisutch isolate 150728-3 linkage group LG10, Okis_V2, whole genome shotgun sequence region CCCTGTGAAAACAGGAGCACGCATACATTAAGACACATAGACTCATTGCACACATAAGCTGCATAAGATAAACTTatctaggacacacacacacacaccttggactCAGGAAAACAACAAGGACATTAAGCAACGGCTGAAGCATGGGCTGCAGGAGCCAATCAGCAGAGGCTACGCCTGGACCTGATCCAACCAGAGAACCAGGACTTCAAGACTCAACCTACTTTCTGTGCTGTATAAAACATGTAAACAAACTGTAttagctctctctcttctagCTCACTCGGAGTTACTAGAAAGAGCCCGTGCACGCTGTACCAGATATCTttactctgaataaactgtcgctTGTCATACAATCTACCGCTTTGTCCGAATCTATCCTTGACCGGCTCACTCTCCTGCACATCTCAATTATCAACACTAGCAATTTAGAAAATCGATTAAGGCACGTTCCTTCTGATGAGCCCGCCTCTCGTGATCCTCACAACCTTCACTTTACCCAGTACTCTCTCCACCAGTTTGGTTAACTCAAATGGTTTCTTCAAGATTGGTACTCTACTCAACCACCGGATTAAACACCAACAAACCATACTCCTACTATTCTCGTCAGTGTGCCCCACTGGGAAGTTATGCTACGGATAGGTTAAAATGGCATATTGCTGTTTCTTGCAGGCAGTTCATATGCACACTAGATCAGTGCTTTTACGATGACGTGGCACTGTTTATGACGTTTGGAAGCCCGCCTCTCCCTTTGACGTATGAATCTTTCAAGATGGCGATGCACCTGCTTCATCGGTGGTAAAAAAAACGGTGTACATAAACGATAAAACAAAGCGTCGTTTCCAGTTGACAATAACTTTAATATCGGAGGACAACGTTGTCTTTATTACCTTTCAAACATGTCGACAGAGGAACTGTCAACTTCGGACAGCGAAGCTGCCTTTGCTGGGGCAGGCGAGCGATGGGCGCCCGTCGGCGCTGTAGCCAGTCCGGAGGATGAGAGCGGGAAGGGAAACGCGGTCGAGCCGAGGAGGAAAGGCTCAGCTGCGTCTGGTGAGACGGAGATGGCCGCAAGATTGAGGAAATTGGAGGACGAACAGGGCCTGCTGAATTCCTCGCTCCTCGCGTTGACATCTCATTTTGCACAAGTGCAGTTCCGCTTGAAGCAGATAGTTCACGCTCCGACTGATGAGAAGGAGAGGATGCTGGTAGAACTCGAGGAGTTTGCCTTCAAAGGCTGTCCTCACGTTGTGGGATGCAGGCCACAGGATACTCAACAGCTCGAAAACGCGGTAAGTAGTCCATCTAGCCCACGGCTGGTCAGACTTGGTAGATCTAAGAATGTAAACAATGGTTCCTCTTCAGTAAGTGAAAAAATgatgtcaacacaaacactcaatTGCTTGAGGTTGTGTGATTATGCAAGCTATAAGCTATCCATTATGTGTAGAAAAATAGGTTATGTTAGTCCCCCACAAAACAGACCACAGACCGGCGTCAGTACACAGTGTTCCACCAGTAATAGCtggtgaggggatgggagtgagTGTGGTGGTCACATTAGTTGCTGCCCGTAGGCTGGTCATCATTCAGTGTCAGTAGGATAGCTGTGAGGATGACCACTGGACACACAGACTCAGACACACCCTGGGATGCAACACTCGGAAACATGCGATCGTACACACACAGGCAGTAGCAGCCACCGTCTTGTCAAACATCTCACAGGAAATGAAATTATCCTGCGGCTACCTGGCTTTTGATTAAGGCTTTGGTTTGCATCAAAACATCAAGGCtgtgctctctgttctgttccctgaGATCTGTTATCTCCAGAGGAAGATAGAAAATGGTGGTTTCTCATCAACACAATAAGTGACTCACAGGCTCAGTTAACATGCTTCCAGAAGATCATTATCACTATTATTACAGAGATCAGACCTGACCTCTGTAATCATAGCTTCTGTATGCACAACTAAACCAAACCCCATTGTTTACTCCATGCAACTCTCCATTTACCTTCATCATAAGGCCTGCTTATGTAATACTGTCTTTGATTAAAGGTTTTCTTTTTCTGATTTCCTCTGTGTCTACATGCTTTACTTGTAGGAGGACCTGGTGAGTATGGCTACAGCTCTCTGTTCCTTTCCAGCATGTGTTTAGTCTGTCTTTAGTAAACATGCACGATGAATAAGGGCTGTGTATAGACCCTCCCCATCACTCCCTGTCCCCTTTGTACACCCCAGTCCTCCACTGAAAGTGTATTCTGTGTTCTCTCTTCTCcacacagagtgagagggagaagagggaacgTCTGGAGGTCCAGAGGGAGAAGCAGAAGGAGCTCATCGTCCAGCTGAAGACCCAGTTGGATGACCTGGAGCGCTATGCCTACCAGGAGGGCAGCTACGACTCCCTGCCCCAGTCTGTGGTCATGGAGAGACAGAAGGTAGGGCTCCGTTCATGTACCAGAAGTCTCCTAACAGTCTATTCAATACAATGTTGTTTCCTCCCCATGTGTAATGTCCTGGTAATACTCATGACGGTTCCACTCTTCCACTGCCAGGTAATCATTGACGAGTTGATCAAGAAGCTGGATGTGAACTTCAATGAGGACATAGGGAACCTGACGCCTGAGGAGCTAAGACAGAGAGTGGACGCTGCCATCGCTCAAATAGTCAACCCAGCCAGGGTCAAGGAGCAGCTGGTGGACCAGCTCAAGACCCAGATCAGGGACCTAGAGATGTTCATCAACTTCATCCAGGGTAGGTGGCAGTGGGCCTGGGATGCCATGTTGGCTGTGGTTAGGTGTCTTGGAAGCTCAGTAATACACACTTTGTTACCGAAATATTCCACCAATATTCTGACTTACTACTGTATTTTCCCTTTACCCAACAGATGAGGTAGGGAACCCTCTTCTGTCTGATGGTGAACCCAGCCAGCAGCCAAGGACAGCAGGGCCCAACACCAGAGCCCCTGGAGGGAGGAAGAAAAGTCAGTTATCACCCAGCATTATTATCATAGGCTCTACAACATCACTCACAATACATCTGTTCTAACGATTCTCTTCTCCTGCCCATAGTGGACCCAGAGCAGgcccagaagatgaggcagacagGCTTGCAGCTGATCCAGCGGGCCCTGGCTGTGCTGCAGATCTTTGCAGTGAGCCAGTTTGGCTGTGCGGCTGGCCACGTTCCCCAGAGCATGTGGTCGCAGGGGGAAGTGGGCCAGGACTACGGCCCTCTGCTGCAGCGTCTGGAGGGGGCTGTAGACCGGGTTCGAGTGCAGGCCTCATGCAGACAGCCCTCAGTAGATCACGTGGTCAGCTACAACAGCAGCTTGGCCCTGGGGTCCCGTGATGAGCTCACTGCCTCAGTGAGGAAGGAGCTGGCCATGGCTCTGAGAGACCTGCTAGCCCACGGTCTCTACTCCCCCTCCCAGGGCATGAGCCTGGTGCTGGCCCCCATCTCCTGCCTGCTGCCCTACAGACCTGGCCCATCGACCATCCACCCCTGGGAGCTCTTTGTCAAGTACTACCACTCCAAAAATGGCAAGGCCTTCGTGGAGTCGCCTGCCCGCCAACTCTCGCAGTCCTTCAGCCTACCTGTTGCGGGCAATCCAGTCACTGTCACACCCAAACAGTCTCTGCTCTGGGCCATTCACTCAGTGTTGCTGGAGCACGATCGCTACAAGCGAGGAGCAGACTCAGAGTTCAAGGCTCTGGTATGCATGGCTCTGAATGAGCAGAGGCTAGTGTCATGGCTTAACCTGCTGTGCAAGTCAGGGGCCTTGGTGCACCCGCACTACCAGCACTGGAGCTACATGGCCCAGACAGGCTTCGAGGGAGCCCTGCGCATCCTGGGACGTATCAGCCACCTCAAGTTTAACCTGCCGGTGGACCTGGCTGTGAGGCAGCTCAAGAACATCAAGGATGCCTTCTGAGAAGGGATTGTCGAGAGACACCCAAAACCATGCTTTCAGCTCACGTGGTTACCAGGCCTGATTTAAgggtaaaaaataatacaatcaACTGGCCTTTGAGGACCGGGGGAGGCATGGTTTGGGTCTTCCTCAAGTGCTGAAATTATAATTGGCATAAAATAATTGTGCTAATGTTGCTTTATCCGTTTAACTTTAAATGTATCTTGGGTCGTTGGGTCAAAATATTTTTGTTAGCATCCTGTCTAAAACATGGCATGAATTCCGTGCAAAGCTGTTCAACAAAAATCAAGTGTGCAATGTTGAGATGCATTATATAGCAAATCTGATTTTTATATAGCAAAACTGTAACTAACATTTTATTTATTCATGCCTCCCATAACCACACAAAGGGATCTTAATGACTTGTTACATTGCATTATATGGAGCTTGTTGCCTCCCCTTAGGAAACACTTCCTTTATGTGATGTTGTTTGACTTGTCCCTATGGAGATGAGATACAGTAGCTCAGACCTATGCAGATAATATCGTGAGGTTGGCCTTTTATAGTAATTCACTACTGTATAATGATTACCTATAGAATGGGTGATCATCAATGTGACCAAATGTATAGTCATTCCCTCCCCATACTCTAGTATGGGCAAAAACAGACCAGTATCCTGCACTGTCACTAAACTGTACATTTTGTGTTCTCTACGGAAGAGAATAATATGGGTTTACTACAGTTCACATTCACAGAGCATTGCTCTCTGTCTGTGGTTACGCAAAGCTCCACTGTTGTGTTCACAGAAGACGCGCACTATTCAATGCACTCAGGTCAAATGAACATGGCAACAGTGTATGCTCTCACCAATGAATGTACAAGAGAGGTCAAAATTCTAAAGATGTCACAAGTGTTCTGAAAATCAAAATAATCCCTCATGCAGCATGTAGTGTCTCTCCGTTGAGAAATAAGCAGAACCTGCCTAACGTGTCTTAAAGAAGGTGGATAACGTAGAGACCCTGTATTAACTGCTGCTTTACTGGTCCAAATGGAAGTGATTcaaaaaattacaaaaatatatacgATTGAACTATTTAGCTTATATGTAATTATATATTTAATCGTCCAATATTTAAGATGATTGTGGGATGTGATTGTTTTCTCTTTCTATTCGTTTTTTGAATGGTGAATGAAAACCACTTGAAGTGAAATCTTCCTATTACATGTGAATCACATGGGGTGTATCCTGAAAAGCTGAATGTACAAACCATAGATACTGTTCATTTCCACATGAGTGAAAACTGTTATCATCCTTGGTATGGTTTTTCCAACCCTCATATTAAGGTGTTACATACTTGGTTATTGGTTAAGTGCTGCTCCCAGAATTTCTGTTCTATTCTCTTATGGTCTATGGTATTGTATTGAGATCTATTTTGTTGTATAGTAAATTGCAAATGCCTCAGCCGGACCACTACCAGACTATGCTTGGATCTGGTCTGTGCTTTACTGGTGTGCATCTACATGTAGTGTATGGGAGGACAGGTTGTCCTACATCGAAAGGGATACTTTGGTTTGCATACTTCTGATGTGCTAGTGTGAATATCAATACCCCCTTCATTTAGCCTGCATTGTTACTTATCACTTTTCAAATGCTCAAATGTGCTCATGTCAAAACTACTGTTAACgcaaacatagacacacacacatcacaatactaCTACTAAGCAATGTACATTTCTCTATGAAATATGAGACTTAGTTACTGTCTCTGATTTGTTTTTGCTTTTCTGTGTATACCTTACTGGTCAGATTGagaaaaagttatacagctgtttgttgtttttgttcaataACTATGAATGTGAGCAAATAAACTATTTCAAAAACCTATTTCAGCCCATGCACAATTTGTATCCATTCATTGCTTTCAACACACTTGTTGTCAATGCACATTAATAAGTCATATAAAATACAGGGGTAATAATGATGCCTGACACTTTTGTCTTTAGTCAGGTTGCAGGCCTTCACTTTGCATAGCAGCATCAGAGGACACTGGCAACTGTGCCATCAACTGAATAGGACACCTTGATTGCCACATGTCACAGAGAAACTCAATATAGGGCTGACTCTAGGTTGCCTTTTATAAGCGTGACATAaatggctcctgagtggcgcagcggtctaaggcactgcatttctgtgctagaggcatcactgcagaccctggttcaaacCTGGGCTATATCACaattggctgtgattgggagtcccacaattggcccagggttgtccgg contains the following coding sequences:
- the LOC109897402 gene encoding RUN domain-containing protein 1 isoform X1 — encoded protein: MSTEELSTSDSEAAFAGAGERWAPVGAVASPEDESGKGNAVEPRRKGSAASGETEMAARLRKLEDEQGLLNSSLLALTSHFAQVQFRLKQIVHAPTDEKERMLVELEEFAFKGCPHVVGCRPQDTQQLENAEDLSEREKRERLEVQREKQKELIVQLKTQLDDLERYAYQEGSYDSLPQSVVMERQKVIIDELIKKLDVNFNEDIGNLTPEELRQRVDAAIAQIVNPARVKEQLVDQLKTQIRDLEMFINFIQDEVGNPLLSDGEPSQQPRTAGPNTRAPGGRKKMDPEQAQKMRQTGLQLIQRALAVLQIFAVSQFGCAAGHVPQSMWSQGEVGQDYGPLLQRLEGAVDRVRVQASCRQPSVDHVVSYNSSLALGSRDELTASVRKELAMALRDLLAHGLYSPSQGMSLVLAPISCLLPYRPGPSTIHPWELFVKYYHSKNGKAFVESPARQLSQSFSLPVAGNPVTVTPKQSLLWAIHSVLLEHDRYKRGADSEFKALVCMALNEQRLVSWLNLLCKSGALVHPHYQHWSYMAQTGFEGALRILGRISHLKFNLPVDLAVRQLKNIKDAF
- the LOC109897402 gene encoding RUN domain-containing protein 1 isoform X2, with translation MSTEELSTSDSEAAFAGAGERWAPVGAVASPEDESGKGNAVEPRRKGSAASGETEMAARLRKLEDEQGLLNSSLLALTSHFAQVQFRLKQIVHAPTDEKERMLVELEEFAFKGCPHVVGCRPQDTQQLENASEREKRERLEVQREKQKELIVQLKTQLDDLERYAYQEGSYDSLPQSVVMERQKVIIDELIKKLDVNFNEDIGNLTPEELRQRVDAAIAQIVNPARVKEQLVDQLKTQIRDLEMFINFIQDEVGNPLLSDGEPSQQPRTAGPNTRAPGGRKKMDPEQAQKMRQTGLQLIQRALAVLQIFAVSQFGCAAGHVPQSMWSQGEVGQDYGPLLQRLEGAVDRVRVQASCRQPSVDHVVSYNSSLALGSRDELTASVRKELAMALRDLLAHGLYSPSQGMSLVLAPISCLLPYRPGPSTIHPWELFVKYYHSKNGKAFVESPARQLSQSFSLPVAGNPVTVTPKQSLLWAIHSVLLEHDRYKRGADSEFKALVCMALNEQRLVSWLNLLCKSGALVHPHYQHWSYMAQTGFEGALRILGRISHLKFNLPVDLAVRQLKNIKDAF